The Bacillota bacterium genomic interval AACAGGTCGTCCCCCACGAGCTGCACCCGGCCGCCCAAACGCTCCGTGAGTTCCCGCCAGCCTTCCCAATCTTCTTCGGCCAGTCCGTCCTCGATGGAGATGACCGGGTAGTTTTGAACCAGGTCCTCGTAGTAGCCGATCAGCTCGGAGGCGGTAAGTGTCCGGTTTTCCCCGGCCAGGTGGTATCGGCCGTCCCGGAAGAACTCGCTGGCGGCCGCGTCCAGGGCCAGCATTACGTCCTCCCCGGGGCGGTAGCCGGCGGCCCGGACCGCCTCCATGATCAGGTCCAGCGCCTGGGCATGTGACTCCAGGAACGGGGCGAAACCGCCCTCGTCTCCCACTGTGGTGCCCAAACCCCGGGATTTCAAAACCTTCTTCAGGGCGTGGTACACTTCCACTCCGCAGCGTAGGGCGCCCGCAAAGGACGACGCGCCCACCGGCACGACCATGAACTCCTGGAGGTCCAGGTTGTTGTCGGCGTGCCGCCCCCCGTTGAGGATGTTCAGAAGCGGCACCGGCAGCTCACGGGCGTAGGTCCCGCCCAGATAGCGGTACAGGGGCAGACCGACCCCGTTGGCGGCGGCCTTGCAGACCGCCAGCGAGACCCCCAAAATCGCGTTGGCCCCGAGCTTGCTCTTGTTCTCGGTGCCGTCAAGCTCGATCAGGATGGTGTCGATGGCCACCTGGCCGGTCGCGTCGACGCCGGTGATCTCGGGGGCGATGATGGCGTTGACGTTCGCCACCGCCCGGCTGACGCCCCGGCCGAGGAAGCGGTGCATATCCCCGTCGCGCAGCTCGACCGCTTCGAAGGTCCCCGTGGACGCGCCCGACGGTACGGCCGCCCGGCCCAGGGTGCCGTCGTCGAGGATGACATCGACCTCGACGGTGGGGTTGCCGCGCGAATCAAGGATCTCCCGGGCAAAGACGTCGGAGATGAAAGTGGACACAGGGAAGACCTCCTTAAAGGGGTTAAGAATATAGCAATCAGAATCTAGAATCCAGAATGAAAACCCCGGAAAGGGGTCAGGCCCCTCTTAGGAGCAAGAATATAGAATCCAGAATGCGCATCCGAGCAACAAAAGGCTTCTTTCAATTCACGGGCTCGGTTGCTCCCCAGAAACGCGATCCACGATGCGTGCGCTCCCTAAAGCTTCCGAACGAACAGATATTAGTTCTTTGACTCACCGTTCTTTGTCTTCACCACTTCTGAATTCTGGATTCTGGATTCCTCTCCCCTGGGAGAGGAGGGAGGTGCCCGTCATTTCCACCGGCTTGGGCAACCCCAGCAAGTCCAGAATTGTGGGGGCCACGTCCTGTAAGCCGCCCGGCCGCAGGGACCGGCCCGCCGCCGCCCCGCCGATGATCAGCAGCGGCACCGGGTTACAGGTATGAGCCGTAAGGGGACAGCCTTCGGCGTCGCACATGTGCTCGGCCTTGCCGTGATCCCCCACCACAAGCACCGTCCCGGCCTTGGCCAGCACCGCCTCCACGACCCGGCCCAGGCATTCGTCCACCGCCTCGACGGCCTTGACAGTGGCCGAAAGGTCTCCGGTGTGCCCAACCATGTCGGGATTGGCGTAATTCACAATGATTACGTCGTATTTTTCCATATTCGCCAGCAAAGTATCCGTTACCTCCCTGGCACTCATTTCCGGTTTCAAATCGTAAGTGGGCACTTTCGGGGAAGGGATCAGGAGCCGGTCTTCCCCGGGGTCGCACTTTTCCACGCCCCCGTTGAAAAAGAAAGTGACGTGCGCGTATTTTTCGGTCTCGGCCAGGCGGAGCTGGCGGAGGCCGTGCCGACTCAGGACGTTTCCCAGGGTGTTGGGCAGTTCCTGAGGACCGAAAGCGACCGGCGCTTCGATGGTCCGGTCGTACTGCGTGAGGCACACGAAGTCCGGAAAGACGGGCGCCGGACCGCGGTCGAAACCGCCGAATTCGGCGTCCGTGAAGGACCTGGTGATCTGGCGGGCCCGGTCCGGCCGGAAGTTGAAAAAAACCAGCGCGTCCCCGTCGCGCACCAGTCCGACCGGCCGGTCGTCCCGGACAATGACGGTCGGCTGGATAAACTCGTCGGTTTCCCCCCGCTCGTAGCCCTGTTCCACGGCCTGCCGGGCCGAAGAAGCCTGAAAGCCCCGGCCCTGGACCATGGCCCGGTAGGCCCGGGCCGTGCGCTCCCAGCGCCGGTCCCGGTCCATGGCGTAGTACCGTCCCATTACCGAGGCCACCGCCCCGAAGCCGAGCGTCTTCAGCTTCTCCTCCAACGCGGCGATGTACTCCAGGGCGTTCGCCGGAGGTACGTCGCGGCCGTCCAGGAAAGCGTGCACGTATACGGAACGCTGATCCAGCCGCCCGGCCATCTCCAGCAGGGCGAACAGGTGGCTGATATGGCTGTGCACGCCGCCGTCGGACAAAAGCCCCATCAGGTGCAGGGTGCCGCCGTTTCCGCGCGAAGCCTCAATACTCGTGATCAGGACTCCATTTTCAAAAAAACTCCCGTCCCTGACGGCACGGGTGATTCGAGTCAGATCCTGGTAGACGATCCGGCCGGCCCCGAGGTTCAGGTGCCCGACCTCGGAGTTCCCCATCTGGCCGGGGGGAAGCCCCACCTCCTCGCCCGCGCACTTGAGCACGGTGTGGGGCCAGTTGCTCAGGTACCGTTCCCAGTTGGGAGTGTCGGCCAGGGCGATGGCGTTCCCCTCCACCCGGTCCCCCAGGCCCCAACCGTCCAGAATCACCAGGACCAGCGGCGTGTTGCGGTTCAACCCCCCACCACCCCCCCGGTCTCCCGGATGATACCGGCGAAACTCTCGACCTTCAGGCTCGCCCCCCCCACCAGGGCCCCGTCGATGTCCGGCTGGGACATCAGGGCGCCGGTGTTTTCCGGCTTCACGCTGCCCCCGTACTGGATGCGGACCTGGTCGGCCGCCTCCCGGCCGAATAGTTCGCCCACCAGGACGCGGATGCGGGCGTTTACATCCTGGGTGTCCGCCGGGCCGGCGGTCCGGCCCGTGCCGATCGCCCACACCGGTTCGTAGGCGATGACCAACCCGGCCACCGCGTCGGCCGGCAATCCGGCCAGGCACCCCTGGACCTGGGCGGTGACCACTTCTTTTGTCCGGCCCGCTTCGCGCTCCTCCAGGGACTCCCCCACGCAGACGATCGGGACCAGCCCCCGGGAAAGCGCCGCCCGGGCTTTGCGGTTCACGTTCGCGTCGGTCTCCCCGAAATACTGCCGCCGCTCGGAGTGGCCGAGGATTACGTAGCGGCAGCCGATCTCCGCGAGCATCACCGGCGAAACCTCACCGGTAAAAGCCCCCTCGGTTTCCCAGAACATGTTCTGGGCGGCCAAGCCGATGGGCGACCCGGCCAACACCCCGGCCACCGGCACCAGGGCCGGAAACGGCGGGGCAATCACGATTTCCACGTTGTGAACGCCGGCACTCGCGTCTTGCAGCCGCCGCACGAATTCCACGGCCTCCGACGGCGTCTTGTACATCTTCCAGTTACCGGCGATAATCGGCTTGCGCAAAGCTTTGATTCCCCCTCCCTACCGGTCCTGCAGGACCGCCACCCCGGGGAGTTCCCGGCCCGCCAGCAATTTCAGCGAGGCGCCCCCGCCGGTGGACACGTGGTCCACCCGGTCGAGCACCCCCGCCTGTTTGACGGCCGCGACGGTATCTCCCCCGCCGACGATCGTGGTCGCTTCGGCGGCGGCGATCACCCGGGCCAAATCCAGCGTGCCGCGGTCGAACCCGGGCACCTCGAAAAGGCCGACCGGACCGTTCCAGAAAATGGTGCGGGCCGGCCGGAGCCGGTTGGCGTACAGGCGCACAGTGCCGGAACCCAGGTCAAAAGCCGCCCAGCCGACGGGGATGCTCTCCACATCCACGGTCACCCTTTTCTCAGGCTGCTCCCGGTCGGGTGCCACCACCAGGTCGATCGGCAACGTGATCCGCTCCCCCCGGCCGGCCTTGGCCAACAGCGCCCTGGCCGTATCGAGCCGGTCGGCCTCGAACAGGGAAGCCTGGAGATTGTGACCCTGGGCGGCCAGAAACGTGTTCGCCATTCCGCCGCCGATCAGGAGGTAGTCGGCCTTCTCGATGAGGCGCTCCAGAACCCCGATCTTGTCCGAAATCTTCGCGCCCCCGATGACAGCCACGAACGGGCGTTCCGGAGCGGCCAACAACCGCCCCAGAATATCCAGTTCTCTCTCCAGGAGCAAACCGGCCACAGCCGGAAGGTGGGCGGCGATGCCGGCGGTGGAAGCGTGGGCGCGATGGGCGGTTCCGAAGGCGTCGTTGACGTAGAGGTCGGCCAGGGCCGCCAGGCGGGAGGCAAATTCAGGGTCGTTTTGTTCCTCTTCGGGGTAGAAGCGGACGTTCTCCAGCAGCATGATGTCACCCGCAGCCAGTTCCCGGGCGGCGGCTTCCGTCTCCGGACCCACGGCCTCCCCGGCGAAGCGCACCGGCCGTCCGGTCAGCGTGCCGAGTCTTTCGGCCACCGGCCGCAGGCTGAAACGGCCGTCGGGTCTTCCTTTGGGCCGGCCCAGGTGCGAGGCCAGAATTACGGCCGCCCCGCCGGCGAGCAGGTACTCGATCGTGGGCAGACACGCGCGGATCCTGGTGTCGTCGGCCACCTTACCCTGTTCGTTGAAGGGGACGTTGAAGTCCACGCGCACAAAGACCCGTTTTCCACCGACGTCCACGTCCCGTATCGTTTTCTTGTGCAAACGTTTCTCCCTCCGCAGTCGGCGGGGTTATGCCGATTCCGGAAATCCCCTGGACGCGATGTAGGCGGCCAGGTCCACCACCCGGCAGGAATAACCCCACTCGTTGTCGTACCAGGCCACCACCCGGACCAGATTCCCGCCCAGGACCATGGTTGAGGGGCCGTCAATGGTGGCGGAATGCGGGTCCCCGATGTAGTCGACCGAAACCAGGGGGGTATCTTCAAAGGCCAGCACGCCTTTGAGTTCGCCCGCGGCCGCTTCCCGCAGGGCGGCGTTGACTTCTTCCTCGGCGGCCTCCCGTTCGAGTTCGGCCACCAGGTCGACCACCGACACGTTCGGCACCGGAACCCGCAGGGCGAAGCCGTTGATCCGGCCCTCAAGCTCGGGCAGTATCCCGCCCACCGCCATGGCCGCGCCGGTGGTCGTGGGGACGATGGACAGGGCGGCCGCCCGGCCCCGGCGGGGGTCCCGATAGGGCATGTCGAGCAACTGCTGGCCGTTGGTGTACGCGTGCACCGTGTTCATCAGCGCCTTGCGGATCCCAAACTGCTCGTGCAGCACCTTGGCGACCGGAGCCAGGCAGTTGGTGGTGCAGGAAGCATTGGAGAGGATGTGGTGCCTTTCCGGGTCGTACAGGTGGTGGTTTACGCCCATCACCACCATCAGGTCCGCGTCGGCCGCCGGCGCGGTGACGATCACCTTCCGGCCTCCGGCCCGGAGGTGGCCCCCGGCCCGGGCGGCGTCCTTCAATACCCCGGTCGACTCGACCACGATGTCTGCTCCCAGGTCGGCCCACGGGAGAGCCGATGGGTCCGCTTCCGCAAGGACCTTGATTTCCCGGCCCCGGAACAGAAACACGTCGCCGAGGGCGCTCACTTCATCTTGAAACCGGCCGTGAACCGAATCGTGGCGGAGGCTGTACAGCAGGGATTCCGCGTATGCGGGCGTTGCGGCGAGCCGCCGCGACCTGTGATTGACCGCCGCCACCTCGACGTCTTCACGGGCCAGGGCCGCGCGCATCACCAGCTTCCCGATCCGGCCGAACCCGTTGATACCCAGTCTCACCTTCATCAGCCGTACTCCTCCCCTAGTATGAGTTGTTCCCGTTCCGTCTAACCGGCCGAAGACGATTGGCCACATTATAACAGGCCGGGCAGCGGATGGTAACCCCCGTATGCAATTCACCCGGCTCAGTTCCGGGTCTTGGAACCCAGGATCTGCCCGGCGATGTGTTCCAGCCTCCGCAGGCGATGGTTGACGCACGACTTGCTCAAGGGAGGCTGGGCCAACTCACCCAGTTCGCGCAGGCTGACTTCCGGATACTGCAGGCGCAGCCGGGCCACCTGGCGGAGCGGTGGGGAGAGGTTCTCCAGGCCCAACCGCTGCACCACCAGCCGGATGTGTTCCTCCTGGCGCATTCCGGCCGAAACCGTCTTGCCCAGGTTGGCCGTGTCACAGTTCACCAGCCGGTTCACCCGGTTGCGCATATCCTTGTAAACGCGGGTGTTTTCAAAATCAAGCAGGGCCGTGTGCGCTCCCATGAGCTTGAGCGCGTCGGCCACCTGCTCGCCGCCCTTGAGGTAGACGACCCAGCCCCGTTTGCGCGGGGAAAAACGCCCCTCCAGGCCAACCTTGCGCATCAAGCCCGACAGGTCCGCTGCCAGGCGCTCGTCCCCGACGGCGATTTCCAGATGGTAGGCCCCCCGGGGACTGGAAACCGAGCCGCGGGCCAGGAACGCCCCCCGGAGGTAGGACCGCCGGCAGCATTCCCGGCCCACCAGGTCCCGCCTCAGACCGGGTCTGACCCTTAGGGAAGCAGTGAACAGGCCCGTCTCCACCAGGGCGGGACCCAGGCCGTCCTGGCGGCCGATGCGCACCAAATACTCGTTGTTCTTCTTCAGCCGTGGCTTGCGGCGGATTTCCACCCGGGCGGCAAGTTTGAACTGCGTCTTCAACGCCTTGAAGACTTTGCGGGCGATCGCCGCATTTTCCGTCGTGACCAGCAGCTCCCCCGGTCCGCGGACCAGGCGGCCGTTAAGCTTGACCAGCGCCGCCAATTCGGCCAGCCGGCAGCAAGACGGCAACCCTTCGATCCGGGCCAGTTCGTCCTTGGTGTAGGCCGAAAACGACACAGGCCAGCCCTGCCTCCCGCTGTTTGCTATTTATTATAGCACAATCATAAATAGTGCTGACCTAAAACTTCCCTAAAAGGTCTTTTTGTGTGAATCTATTCCCTGATTAAAACATATGTGCCTATTAATTTGCGCCGGCAGTGTCCCGGCCCAGGTCACGGTGCCGGACGACGATCCGGTGGTTGCGCTCCCGCAGTTGTTCTCCGAGCCAGTTGGCCAGCACCACCGACCGGTGCTTGCCGCCCGTGCACCCGATGGCCAACGTCAGCGTGGTCTTGCCCTCCCGGATATATTGCGGGATCAAGAAATCGAACAGGTTTTGCAGGTGGGAAAGAAACTCGCCGGTGATGGGCGCTTCGAAGACGTAGTCTTTTACCGCCTCTTCGAGCCCGGTCAGGGGCTGGAGTTGGGGTTCGTAATGGGGGTTGGGCAGAAACCGGACATCGATGACCAGGTCGGCGTCCAGGGGAATTCCGTACTTGTAGCCGAAAGAAACGGCGGTGATCGCCAAACGCTCCCGGTCTCCATTGCCACCGTAGAGGTTGGCTATCTCTTGCTTGAGCTGGGCCACGGAGAAATTGGAGGTGTCGATGATCTTGTGGGCCAGTCCGCGCAGTTCCCGCAGCGCCAGCCGTTCGGCCTCAATCCCTTCCACGATCTCCCCCGAGGTGCTCAACGGGTGCGGGCGCCTGGACTCCTTGAAGCGGCGCACCAAGGTCTCGTTTGAGGCCTCCAGGTAGAGGATTTCATAACGGAGACTCTGGTCTTTGAGGTCGTTCAACACGTCAAGGACGGTGGCGAAGAACTCCCCTCCCCGGACGTCGACCACCAGCGCGATCCGCTCTATCTTTCCGGTGGTTTGGGCGCAAAGCTCGGCAAACTTAGGTATCAGCTTTGGGGGCAGATTGTCGACACAAAAGAACCCCAGGTCCTCCAGACACCGTACGGCCTGGGTCTTGCCCGCTCCGGACAGACCGGTGACAATCAGGAGCCTGGTCCCCGCCATGATTCATCACACCCCGGGTCTATTCGTGTTTGGCCAGTTCGTTTTTGAGGTGGTCGATCACCCGCACCGGACCGGGGTCGATCCCGGCCAGTGCCGCCACATACATGCTAGCGTAATCTCCCAGATAAATCAACGAATAGAGCCGGGCCGACTCAGTGGGGCCGGAGGCGTGAACCTCGGTCAGGCCGGCCGTCTTCCTGACCATTTCCCGGGTAATCTTCATGCGGAGCCGCACCCGTGGGTGATCGGCGTCGTCTTTTAGGATGATGAGCCAAATCCGGCCCAGGAGGTCTCCGGGCTGTTCAAATCCGACCACCTCGTTGTGGTTGAGCTCGGGAAACACGTTCCAGTAGGCGGGCGCCTTGGCGTTCTCGTTGAGCTGCCCCTTCCAGCGCTGGGCGACCACCTCGGTGGTGCCCGAGGCGCCCCAGATCACGGGCAGCCGGTCCTGAAGGTTCAAGGCTAGTTGCTTGGCCGGGTTTTCGCGGGTCGGCGTCCGGGGGCCGTACCGGTCGCGGAGTTCCCGCAGGTGCACGGAAAGGCCTTCGACCTCGGCCCGCATCCCGGCGAAAAACCCCAGCCGCTCAAGCACGGCCACCATCGGGATAAAAAGGTGCCCGGTCGCCGCGCGCGGGGCGATGCCGGCCGGCACGCGGATCACCGTTTGACCATCGGCGGCGGCTTTATCCCCCAGTTGCCCGCCGGTGGTGACCGCCACCACGGACGCCCCCCGCTCCCGAGCGGCATCGTAGGCGCTCAAGGTCTCCTCGGTGTTCCCGGAATAGCTGACCGCGAAGACCAGGGTGTCCTGGTTGACGTACCACGGCAGCGTGTAGTCCCGGTTGACCAGCACCGGGAGGTGCAGCTTGCCGGCGGCAAACACCCGCAAGAGGTCCCCGCCGATGGCCGAACCCCCGACACCGGTCACCAGGATCTGCCGCCAGTCCGTCACTTCGGGCAGGGGCGTTTCCCCGGCCAGGGACCAGGCTTGCTCACATTGTTCGGGCAGGTTCCAGGCCGCCTCGAACATCCCCGTGGAATCCAGTGCTCCCAATTCCCTTGCACTGTCCAACACACCACTCACCATATCACCCTCCTTAAAGTTAAGGATCAGGACGGTCAGGACAATAACTTACGGAACACTTGCCTATCAGATCTCCTTGCCTTCAACTCCAACCTTTCTGGAATGTCGGAACCTACCCTGAAAATCCCCTCGATAAACACTTTCATTCCCGCATGAGCGACGATGAATCGTCGTGAGCGACTCCTCCGACTCCTCTGACTTGGCTCGATCCGGTGGGTTTCGGGGCCCACTTCGAGCACGTCCTCAGCGCAGGCCCGCCCAAGCCGTCTGATGGTGCCGCAGGCGGCATGGTTGTCTTCTCTGAAAATATAATCTGGAATAAACACTTTCATTCCCGCATGAGCGACGATGAATCGTCGTAAGCGACTCCTCCGAAAGGTGTCCGCCGAAGTCACTCAGAATCATTCCGGCTGTATCGCCGCAACATCCTCCGGTTCACCTGCCGCGCAGGGCCAGGGCGACCGCGCCCAGCGCGCCCGCCCGCGCGCCCAGCGCGCCCGGCACCAGTCGCACCTGCCGGTAGGCCGCCTCCAGGGCCTGCTCCCGCAGGGAGGTGTCCATCCGCTCCCAAAGCAGCCGGCCGCTTCGCATCACCCCGCCGCCCAGCACTACCAGGCCCGGATTGAGCAGGTTGACTACGGCGGCCAGCCCGGTCCCCAGGTGCCAGGCCGCCTCGTCTAGGATGGCGCGCGCTTCCGGGTCGCCCGCTTCGGCCGCGCGGGCCACGGTTGCGGCCGTAATCGCTTCCGCCGCCCCGCCCGCCAGGGCCAGCATGCCGGCTCCGGGGCGGACGCGGGTACCGCCGGTTCCGGCAGGCGCACCGGCACCGCCGCCCGCACCCCCGTCCAGCAATTCCCGGGCCCGGAGCGCGATCGCCGTTCCGGAGGCCACCGCCTCCAGACACCCCCGGCTCCCGCAGCGGCAGCGCGGGCCGCCCGGCACCACGGTGATGTGCCCGATCTCGCCCGCCCCGCCGCCCGCACCCCCGTAAATCTCCCCTCTCAGGATGAGCCCGCCGCCGATCCCGGTGCTAACAGTGACGTACACCAGTTCGGTGCCGCCCCGGCCGGCGCCGAAGGCGTACTCGCCCAGGGCGCCGAGGTTGGCGTCGTTCTCCAGGCGCACCGGGAGTCCGAGGCGTGCCTCCAGGTCGGCTCGCAGGGGCGCCTCTTTCCAACCCAGGTTAGGCGCCTGGTGCACGATTCCGGTCTGCGGGTCGAGCGGCCCGGGCGCCCCGACCCCCACCACCCGGACGTTTTCGGGGCGCGCGCCGGCCTGGGCCGCGACCGCGGCCACCGTCTCCGCAATCCGCTCCACGACGGCTTCGTATCCCCGCCCGGCCTCGGTCGGCACCTTCGCCTCCGCCTTGACCGTACCTTCCGCCGTGGCCAGCAACGTGTATATTTTGGTACCGCCCAGGTCGACCCCGGCTACATAATCGGCCCCCACGAGTCCACCCCGCTTTCCGTCACTCGCCGAGCACGAACCGCTCGATGACCTCGGCCACGCCGTCCGCGTCGTTGGACGCCGTGACGTGGTCCGCGTGCCGTTTCACCTCGTCCCGGGCGTTGCCCATCATCACGCCCAGCCCGGCCCAGGCCACCATGTCCAGGTCGTTGTAGCCGTCGCCGATCGCCATCACGGCTTCCCGCGGGACGCCGCAGTGTTCCGCCAGGTACTGCAGCGCCCGGCCTTTGGTCGCCCGGGGATGGGAGAACTCCAGGAACTTGAGCTTCGAGCGGGTGATGTGCACCCGCTCCGGCGGGAAAAGGGCGAGCATCTCCCGTTCCAGGCGCTCGATGTCGTCCTCAGCGCCGATGGCCAGCACCTTGGTCGGGTCGCGGCCGCCGAGGTATTCAAGGAGGTCGCCCACCGGGTGGGCTTCAACCCGGGAAAGGTCGGCGTACCTTCGGCCCAGTTCGGTCAGGACTTCCATATAGAGCCGGTCGTCCAGGTACACGTTGATGTGGTAGCCGTGGGCCCGCAGGCGTTCGATCACGGCCCGGGCGGTGTGGTTCGCCAACGCCCGGTGCAGCAGTTCGGCGCCGGTCACCGGGTGCTTCACCAGCGCTCCCTGGTAGGTGATGATCGGAGCGTCGATGCCCAGGCGGCGCGCGAACGGCGCCGCGGAAAGGAACATCCGCCCGGTCGCCAGGGTGACCACCACGCCCGACTCCTGGGCGCGGCTGATCGCCCGCTCCGCGCGCGGCGACACCTCGAGCCCGCTCGTGAGCAGAGTGTCGTCCAGGTCAATGGCCACCAGCCCGTAGTCCGGCAAAACAATACCCCCGTGCTAGGGCGGACCGGACCGAAGTCCGCCGGTCTCCGCCCCGCTATTGTGGATGCCCCGGCCCGGCCCGCCCTGAACCTTCTCCCGTCATGTTCCTTCAGGCGGGCCTTGTTTATCCGGAGTGGTGCGCATAACGCCTCTGAAAATCAAAGTTCGCCGACTGGGCACTTTATACCTGCCCGGGCGGCGGCAAGGTTTGGCAAACGGCCGGGTCCGGCCGTTATTCCGCGGGAGCGTCGTGGAAGTAGTCGTACACGGCTTGGGCGGCCTTGCGGTTCATGGACGGGACGGCGGCCAGTTCCGCCGGCGTCGCCCCCTTAAGGGCGTCCAGGGACGGGAAGGCTTTCTGCAGGGCGCGGCGCCGCACCGGCCCGATGCCGTCGATCTCCTCCAGCAGGGAACGCAGGCTTTCCCGGGAACGGGTCCGGCGGTGGGTGCCGACGGCGAACCGGTGGGCCTCGTCGCGCAAGTGCTGCAGGAGAAAAAGGGCCTGGGAGTCCGGGGGCACCGGCACCGGTGTGCTGCGTCCCGGGGCGTAGACCTTTTCCGCTTCCTTGGCCAGGGCGAACACGGGTACGGCCTGGAATCCGGTCTCGCGCAGGGCCTCCTGGGCCGCGCTCAGCTGGCCCTTGCCCCCGTCAATGAGCACCAGGTCGGGCAACCGGTAAAAACGGGCTTCGCGCGACGAGAGCTGTCCCGTGGCAATCAACTCCGCCTCTTCACGGGCGCGGGCGAAACGGCGGGCCACCACCTCGCGCATGGCCGCGAAATCGTTCGGAGCGCCGACGGTCTCCCGCACCCGGAACTGCCGGTATTCAGCGGGGGCCGGGCGGCCGTCCTCGAAGACGACCATGACGCCCACCGTTTGGGCGCCCTGAATGTTGGAGATGTCGTACCCCTCAAGGCGGGCCGGGGCCTGTTCCAGCCCCAGGACGGCGGCGAGTTCGGCCAGGGCCTCGCCCGCATCGCGTTCGAACTCCATCTGGACCCGGGCCTCGGCGGCGTTTTGCTCGGCCAGGCGGACCAGTTCAAGTT includes:
- the eno gene encoding phosphopyruvate hydratase, with amino-acid sequence MSTFISDVFAREILDSRGNPTVEVDVILDDGTLGRAAVPSGASTGTFEAVELRDGDMHRFLGRGVSRAVANVNAIIAPEITGVDATGQVAIDTILIELDGTENKSKLGANAILGVSLAVCKAAANGVGLPLYRYLGGTYARELPVPLLNILNGGRHADNNLDLQEFMVVPVGASSFAGALRCGVEVYHALKKVLKSRGLGTTVGDEGGFAPFLESHAQALDLIMEAVRAAGYRPGEDVMLALDAAASEFFRDGRYHLAGENRTLTASELIGYYEDLVQNYPVISIEDGLAEEDWEGWRELTERLGGRVQLVGDDLFVTNPQRLERGIVSKTANSILIKVNQIGTVSETLETINRARRAGYTAVISHRSGETEDVTIADLAVATGVGQIKTGAPCRTERVAKYNRLLRIEEELGEVAVFRGRRYFSNL
- the gpmI gene encoding 2,3-bisphosphoglycerate-independent phosphoglycerate mutase, with amino-acid sequence MNRNTPLVLVILDGWGLGDRVEGNAIALADTPNWERYLSNWPHTVLKCAGEEVGLPPGQMGNSEVGHLNLGAGRIVYQDLTRITRAVRDGSFFENGVLITSIEASRGNGGTLHLMGLLSDGGVHSHISHLFALLEMAGRLDQRSVYVHAFLDGRDVPPANALEYIAALEEKLKTLGFGAVASVMGRYYAMDRDRRWERTARAYRAMVQGRGFQASSARQAVEQGYERGETDEFIQPTVIVRDDRPVGLVRDGDALVFFNFRPDRARQITRSFTDAEFGGFDRGPAPVFPDFVCLTQYDRTIEAPVAFGPQELPNTLGNVLSRHGLRQLRLAETEKYAHVTFFFNGGVEKCDPGEDRLLIPSPKVPTYDLKPEMSAREVTDTLLANMEKYDVIIVNYANPDMVGHTGDLSATVKAVEAVDECLGRVVEAVLAKAGTVLVVGDHGKAEHMCDAEGCPLTAHTCNPVPLLIIGGAAAGRSLRPGGLQDVAPTILDLLGLPKPVEMTGTSLLSQGRGIQNPEFRSGEDKER
- the tpiA gene encoding triose-phosphate isomerase, which encodes MRKPIIAGNWKMYKTPSEAVEFVRRLQDASAGVHNVEIVIAPPFPALVPVAGVLAGSPIGLAAQNMFWETEGAFTGEVSPVMLAEIGCRYVILGHSERRQYFGETDANVNRKARAALSRGLVPIVCVGESLEEREAGRTKEVVTAQVQGCLAGLPADAVAGLVIAYEPVWAIGTGRTAGPADTQDVNARIRVLVGELFGREAADQVRIQYGGSVKPENTGALMSQPDIDGALVGGASLKVESFAGIIRETGGVVGG
- a CDS encoding phosphoglycerate kinase; amino-acid sequence: MHKKTIRDVDVGGKRVFVRVDFNVPFNEQGKVADDTRIRACLPTIEYLLAGGAAVILASHLGRPKGRPDGRFSLRPVAERLGTLTGRPVRFAGEAVGPETEAAARELAAGDIMLLENVRFYPEEEQNDPEFASRLAALADLYVNDAFGTAHRAHASTAGIAAHLPAVAGLLLERELDILGRLLAAPERPFVAVIGGAKISDKIGVLERLIEKADYLLIGGGMANTFLAAQGHNLQASLFEADRLDTARALLAKAGRGERITLPIDLVVAPDREQPEKRVTVDVESIPVGWAAFDLGSGTVRLYANRLRPARTIFWNGPVGLFEVPGFDRGTLDLARVIAAAEATTIVGGGDTVAAVKQAGVLDRVDHVSTGGGASLKLLAGRELPGVAVLQDR
- the gap gene encoding type I glyceraldehyde-3-phosphate dehydrogenase; protein product: MKVRLGINGFGRIGKLVMRAALAREDVEVAAVNHRSRRLAATPAYAESLLYSLRHDSVHGRFQDEVSALGDVFLFRGREIKVLAEADPSALPWADLGADIVVESTGVLKDAARAGGHLRAGGRKVIVTAPAADADLMVVMGVNHHLYDPERHHILSNASCTTNCLAPVAKVLHEQFGIRKALMNTVHAYTNGQQLLDMPYRDPRRGRAAALSIVPTTTGAAMAVGGILPELEGRINGFALRVPVPNVSVVDLVAELEREAAEEEVNAALREAAAGELKGVLAFEDTPLVSVDYIGDPHSATIDGPSTMVLGGNLVRVVAWYDNEWGYSCRVVDLAAYIASRGFPESA
- the whiA gene encoding DNA-binding protein WhiA, translated to MSFSAYTKDELARIEGLPSCCRLAELAALVKLNGRLVRGPGELLVTTENAAIARKVFKALKTQFKLAARVEIRRKPRLKKNNEYLVRIGRQDGLGPALVETGLFTASLRVRPGLRRDLVGRECCRRSYLRGAFLARGSVSSPRGAYHLEIAVGDERLAADLSGLMRKVGLEGRFSPRKRGWVVYLKGGEQVADALKLMGAHTALLDFENTRVYKDMRNRVNRLVNCDTANLGKTVSAGMRQEEHIRLVVQRLGLENLSPPLRQVARLRLQYPEVSLRELGELAQPPLSKSCVNHRLRRLEHIAGQILGSKTRN
- the rapZ gene encoding RNase adapter RapZ, with the translated sequence MAGTRLLIVTGLSGAGKTQAVRCLEDLGFFCVDNLPPKLIPKFAELCAQTTGKIERIALVVDVRGGEFFATVLDVLNDLKDQSLRYEILYLEASNETLVRRFKESRRPHPLSTSGEIVEGIEAERLALRELRGLAHKIIDTSNFSVAQLKQEIANLYGGNGDRERLAITAVSFGYKYGIPLDADLVIDVRFLPNPHYEPQLQPLTGLEEAVKDYVFEAPITGEFLSHLQNLFDFLIPQYIREGKTTLTLAIGCTGGKHRSVVLANWLGEQLRERNHRIVVRHRDLGRDTAGAN
- a CDS encoding bifunctional phosphoglucose/phosphomannose isomerase, with protein sequence MVSGVLDSARELGALDSTGMFEAAWNLPEQCEQAWSLAGETPLPEVTDWRQILVTGVGGSAIGGDLLRVFAAGKLHLPVLVNRDYTLPWYVNQDTLVFAVSYSGNTEETLSAYDAARERGASVVAVTTGGQLGDKAAADGQTVIRVPAGIAPRAATGHLFIPMVAVLERLGFFAGMRAEVEGLSVHLRELRDRYGPRTPTRENPAKQLALNLQDRLPVIWGASGTTEVVAQRWKGQLNENAKAPAYWNVFPELNHNEVVGFEQPGDLLGRIWLIILKDDADHPRVRLRMKITREMVRKTAGLTEVHASGPTESARLYSLIYLGDYASMYVAALAGIDPGPVRVIDHLKNELAKHE